A single region of the Triticum dicoccoides isolate Atlit2015 ecotype Zavitan chromosome 2B, WEW_v2.0, whole genome shotgun sequence genome encodes:
- the LOC119366981 gene encoding bidirectional sugar transporter SWEET6b-like — protein sequence MVSADVARNIVGIIGNVISFGLFLSPVPTFWRIYKAKDVEEFKPDPYLATLMNCLLWFFYGLPIVHPNSTLVLTINGIGLVIEGAYIIIFIIYAAKNTRWKMLGVLALEAAFVAAVVAGVLLGAHTHEKRSMIVGILCVIFGSIMYASPLTIMGKVIRTKSVEYMPFFLSLVNFLNGCCWMGYALIKFDIYITIPNALGTIFGLIQLILYFYYYRSTPKKGKNVELPTVLTINAVTSGNVSVTIEN from the exons ATGGTTTCCGCCGACGTGGCCCGCAACATCGTCGGCATCATCGGCAATGTCATCTCCTTCGGTCTCTTCCTCTCCCCTGT GCCGACGTTCTGGCGGATCTacaaggccaaggacgtggaggAGTTCAAACCGGACCCCTACCTGGCGACGCTCATGAACTGCCTGCTCTGGTTCTTTTACGGGCTCCCCATCGTCCACCCCAACAGCACCCTCGTCCTCACCATCAACGGCATCGGCCTTGTCATTGAGGGCGcctacatcatcatcttcatcatctatgCGGCTAAGAACACAAGG TGGAAGATGCTGGGCGTGCTCGCCCTCGAGGCGGCGTTCGTGGCTGCCGTGGTGGCCGGCGTGCTCCTCGGTGCCCACACCCATGAGAAGCGCTCCATGATCGTAGGCATCCTCTGCGTCATCTTCGGCTCCATCATGTACGCCTCCCCGCTCACCATCATG GGTAAAGTGATCAGGACCAAGAGTGTGGAGTACATGCCATTTTTCCTATCGCTGGTGAACTTCCTCAATGGCTGCTGCTGGATGGGCTATGCGCTCATCAAGTTTGACATCTACATCACG ATCCCCAATGCCCTCGGTACAATCTTCGGCCTCATCCAGCTGATCTTGTACTTTTACTACTACAGATCGACCCCCAAGAAGGGCAAGAACGTCGAATTGCCCACTGTCCTCACCATAAACGCCGTTACCAGCGGCAACGTCTCCGTCACCATCGAAAATTAA